A genomic segment from Bacillus rossius redtenbacheri isolate Brsri chromosome 5, Brsri_v3, whole genome shotgun sequence encodes:
- the LOC134531672 gene encoding protein SET, protein MATSGATPKKVKKVEGGNATGESETRDYDVETQKALEEIDACQNEIDALNEKASEEILKVEQKYNKLRKPFFEKRNDIIKRIPNFWVTAFVNHPQISSILEEDDEDCLHFLSKLEVEEFEDIKSGYRISFHFDTNPYFENDVLTKEFHLGSSGDPASQSTPIRWKEGNDLTKKARESAGKGRKRGAHQESFFGWFTDHGDPSADDIAEVIKDDMWPNPLQYYLVPDIEVENGVEGEEEGSDEDENDDPNVVVVEEEEDEEGDDDGEDEDVMVEDEEDEAEGEVVEEGEEGDED, encoded by the coding sequence ATGGCTACAAGTGGAGCTACACCGAAGAAAGTGAAGAAAGTGGAAGGTGGAAATGCCACAGGAGAGAGTGAGACTAGAGACTACGACGTTGAGACGCAGAAAGCCTTGGAAGAGATAGATGCCTGTCAGAACGAGATTGATGCCCTGAACGAGAAAGCCAGCGAAGAGATCCTTAAAGTGGAGCAGAAGTACAACAAACTTCGAAAACCTTTCTTTGAAAAGAGAAATGATATCATAAAAAGAATACCTAACTTTTGGGTCACTGCCTTTGTGAACCACCCTCAGATTTCTTCCATTCTAGAAGAGGACGACGAAGATTGCTTGCATTTCCTGTCGAAGCTGGAAGTTGAAGAATTCGAGGACATCAAGTCAGGATACAGGATCAGTTTCCATTTCGACACAAATCCATATTTTGAGAATGACGTGCTTACGAAGGAATTCCACCTGGGATCGTCCGGGGACCCAGCATCCCAGAGCACTCCCATCCGGTGGAAGGAAGGCAACGACCTGACGAAGAAGGCGAGGGAATCTGCCGGGAAAGGGCGCAAGCGCGGCGCCCATCAGGAGTCGTTCTTCGGCTGGTTCACGGACCACGGAGACCCGTCGGCGGACGACATCGCAGAGGTGATCAAGGACGACATGTGGCCCAACCCCCTGCAGTACTACCTGGTGCCCGACATCGAGGTGGAGAACGGCGTGGAGGGAGAGGAAGAAGGCAGCGACGAGGACGAGAATGACGACCCCAACGTTGTTGTGGTGGAAGAGGAGGAGGACGAGGAGGGTGATGATGATGGAGAAGATGAGGATGTGATGGTGGAGGATGAAGAAGATGAGGCAGAGGGGGaggtggtggaggagggggaggaagGAGATGAAGACTGA